In Natrinema sp. SYSU A 869, the following proteins share a genomic window:
- a CDS encoding DUF86 domain-containing protein — protein MTEETLPADRLNRILNAVDTIEASLGVLARKQSLSREAYRANSDSRDIVERRFVKMTEAAIDIGEELVKHERGSPPRSNPESMRALGELGILSDSTAEEMAQGAQFRNVLAHTYGDIIDHDVVYNALQDLERYRQFVLEVRDYLESTGSLEE, from the coding sequence ATGACGGAGGAGACCCTTCCTGCTGACCGACTCAACCGAATTCTGAACGCTGTCGATACGATCGAAGCGAGTCTGGGTGTCCTCGCTCGGAAGCAATCGCTGAGCCGGGAGGCTTACCGCGCTAATTCGGACAGTCGTGATATCGTCGAGCGGCGGTTCGTGAAGATGACCGAGGCAGCCATCGACATCGGTGAGGAACTGGTTAAGCACGAGCGTGGCTCGCCACCGAGGAGTAATCCGGAATCAATGCGGGCTCTCGGAGAGCTTGGTATCCTGTCCGATTCGACAGCCGAGGAAATGGCTCAGGGTGCTCAGTTTCGGAACGTCCTGGCACACACCTACGGCGACATCATCGATCACGATGTGGTCTACAACGCACTGCAGGACCTCGAGCGGTATCGTCAGTTCGTCCTGGAGGTCCGTGACTACCTTGAGTCCACTGGGTCTCTCGAGGAGTGA
- a CDS encoding nucleotidyltransferase domain-containing protein, translating to MRTSEEADLDESLPLETLQAVLREQSVQLAILFGSHASRNTHSQSDIDIAVDFDSVHPSDPDYNEVFFGLSADLSDALATDDVDLVDLQTVSPELAESIFEQGVLLIGDPEHATNVRNQLTAAESADRSPRERFDAAIAKIDEHLGGSAVTATDGEARDR from the coding sequence ATGAGAACCAGTGAGGAGGCGGATCTCGACGAGTCTCTCCCCCTCGAGACCTTGCAAGCAGTACTTCGAGAGCAGTCAGTACAGCTGGCGATTCTGTTCGGTTCTCACGCGAGTAGAAACACACACTCACAGAGCGATATTGACATTGCAGTCGACTTCGACTCTGTTCACCCCAGTGATCCGGACTACAACGAGGTCTTTTTCGGGTTGAGTGCCGATCTCAGTGACGCACTCGCCACTGACGATGTGGATCTCGTCGATCTCCAGACGGTATCACCCGAACTTGCCGAGTCAATCTTCGAGCAGGGCGTGCTGCTCATCGGTGATCCGGAACACGCGACTAACGTCCGAAATCAACTCACCGCAGCTGAGTCTGCAGACCGATCACCGCGTGAACGGTTCGATGCAGCAATCGCTAAGATCGACGAGCATCTCGGTGGCTCCGCTGTCACAGCAACTGATGGCGAGGCTCGAGATCGATGA
- a CDS encoding inorganic phosphate transporter: MGVLAAAFVGFNIGGSSTGVAWGPSIGANLIKKGIATVFMVIFVLIGGWTIGRNVTNTLGKNIVPQSAFSIEASIVVLSFIGLGMLIANLYGVPVSTSMTAVGAIAGLGIATDSLNWSIMGEILMWWILAPIIGFWSGGVVGRYLYPHLNRYFEVSQSDGPLLELDTDGYVPTPTLGPGTSLREVMSTGIAFIIACYMSFSAGASNVANAVAPLVGDTKHAYESTRACYTIHRKMFVQSRS, from the coding sequence ATCGGTGTTCTGGCGGCAGCCTTCGTCGGGTTCAATATCGGAGGTTCCTCCACCGGCGTAGCTTGGGGTCCGTCAATTGGGGCGAACCTCATCAAGAAGGGCATAGCAACAGTCTTCATGGTGATTTTTGTTCTGATAGGTGGCTGGACGATCGGTCGGAACGTGACGAACACTCTCGGGAAGAACATTGTTCCGCAGTCCGCATTCTCTATCGAGGCAAGTATCGTGGTCTTGTCGTTTATCGGCTTGGGAATGTTAATCGCTAATCTCTACGGCGTACCTGTTTCAACATCGATGACGGCAGTCGGTGCAATCGCGGGACTCGGAATCGCCACGGATTCGCTGAACTGGTCGATCATGGGTGAGATCCTCATGTGGTGGATCCTTGCGCCGATTATCGGCTTTTGGTCTGGTGGCGTCGTCGGACGATATCTGTATCCGCATTTGAATCGGTACTTCGAGGTCAGTCAATCGGATGGACCGTTACTCGAATTGGACACAGACGGTTACGTCCCGACTCCAACGCTCGGACCGGGCACCTCGCTTCGCGAAGTCATGAGTACGGGAATCGCTTTCATCATCGCGTGTTACATGTCGTTCAGTGCGGGCGCGAGCAACGTCGCGAATGCGGTTGCTCCGCTGGTCGGAGACACCAAGCATGCCTACGAGTCCACTCGAGCTTGCTACACAATCCACAGAAAGATGTTCGTGCAGAGTCGCTCCTGA
- a CDS encoding orc1/cdc6 family replication initiation protein, whose product MALFERSEEIFEDENVLHDDYQPQSLDERGDELEQYTGYLQPVINGAQPRNIFLYGKTGVGKTATTKYLLHHLEEDAKQYDDVRITTVYLNCEDLTSSYRVAVSLVNTLRDPTEKISRTGYPLNAVYEMLWEKLDSIGGTVLIVLDEVDYIGDDDSILYQLPRARSNDKIQNSRVGIVGISNDFKFREKLDPRVEDTLCERELHFPPYDANDLQNILEKRAGRAFEEGVLNGDVVPLCAAFAAQDKGSARQALDLLLEAGDLTRRQNDATVTEEHVRDAKQLLEKQRIEESMKDLTSHGHLTLLAVVASSVAEPDSVPLQKQTLYDQYQDLAEATERDPLGGRAFHNHLAELSMLGVLNRTKQNEGRAGGIYYEYEVDVPLDAALSTLENLHMSDELDLDSLQENARENGLI is encoded by the coding sequence ATGGCACTTTTCGAGCGGAGTGAGGAAATCTTTGAGGACGAGAACGTCCTCCATGACGACTATCAGCCTCAATCCCTCGATGAGCGGGGCGACGAACTCGAGCAATACACAGGTTATCTCCAACCGGTCATCAACGGTGCACAGCCTCGAAACATCTTTCTTTATGGGAAAACCGGTGTCGGAAAAACAGCCACGACAAAGTATCTCCTCCACCATCTCGAGGAAGACGCCAAACAATACGACGACGTCAGGATTACGACCGTCTATCTCAATTGCGAGGATTTGACCAGTAGCTATCGTGTCGCCGTTTCCCTGGTGAATACGCTTCGCGATCCGACTGAGAAAATCAGCCGAACTGGATATCCGCTGAACGCGGTCTACGAAATGCTCTGGGAAAAACTCGATTCGATTGGTGGCACGGTCTTAATCGTTCTCGATGAGGTCGACTACATCGGTGACGACGACTCGATTCTCTACCAACTCCCACGCGCTCGGAGTAACGACAAGATCCAGAATTCTCGCGTCGGAATCGTTGGGATCAGCAACGACTTCAAATTTCGCGAGAAGTTAGACCCGCGAGTCGAAGATACGCTCTGTGAGCGTGAACTCCATTTTCCACCCTACGACGCCAACGACCTCCAGAATATCCTCGAAAAACGGGCTGGTCGCGCATTCGAAGAGGGCGTCCTCAATGGGGATGTCGTCCCGCTGTGTGCGGCCTTTGCCGCACAGGATAAGGGTAGCGCACGACAGGCACTGGATCTCTTGCTTGAGGCCGGGGATCTCACACGTCGGCAGAATGACGCCACTGTGACCGAAGAACACGTTCGCGACGCGAAACAACTCCTCGAGAAACAGCGTATTGAGGAGTCGATGAAAGATCTGACCTCACACGGGCATCTGACTCTGTTAGCGGTTGTTGCGTCGTCGGTTGCCGAACCTGACAGTGTCCCACTGCAAAAACAGACGCTGTACGATCAGTACCAAGATCTCGCCGAAGCCACTGAGCGTGATCCACTTGGCGGGAGGGCGTTCCACAACCACCTTGCTGAACTCTCGATGCTCGGGGTCCTCAATCGGACGAAACAAAACGAGGGTCGAGCTGGTGGTATCTACTACGAGTACGAAGTCGATGTTCCCCTAGACGCTGCGCTGTCGACGCTCGAGAACTTGCATATGAGTGACGAACTCGATCTAGACTCGCTGCAGGAGAACGCTCGCGAAAACGGCTTGATCTGA
- a CDS encoding ABC transporter ATP-binding protein has protein sequence MNDQPAVFANGLTKRYGDTTAISGLDLSIPSGSVYGFLGPNGAGKTTTMRMLTGLTRPTEGTGSVAGVSITDRDGLRTHIGYLPEEPPLYDQATAYEQLEYAAGLRDLPAEATRDRIDALLSKLDLTADADTRIADYSKGMRQKTAYIQAVLHEPDVVFLDEPTSGLDPRAARTLRGMITELANAGTTVFLSTHILPVVEAVADTVGILYDGELVAEGSPAALERRAETGETRSLEDAFLELTTDERGTAGAADGEASAADTGNQRVVEENTDG, from the coding sequence ATGAACGATCAGCCTGCCGTCTTCGCTAACGGATTAACAAAGCGATATGGCGATACTACCGCCATTAGTGGTCTAGACCTTTCTATCCCGAGTGGATCGGTCTACGGATTTCTCGGGCCAAACGGCGCAGGGAAAACCACGACGATGCGAATGCTAACTGGGCTCACACGGCCAACCGAGGGAACCGGTTCCGTTGCTGGCGTTTCAATCACGGACCGAGACGGCCTCCGCACGCACATCGGATACTTACCCGAGGAACCACCACTGTACGATCAGGCGACGGCGTACGAACAGCTCGAATACGCCGCCGGCCTCCGCGATCTCCCCGCGGAAGCGACACGCGACCGAATCGATGCACTCCTCAGCAAACTAGATCTCACGGCAGATGCTGACACGCGGATCGCGGACTATTCGAAGGGAATGCGGCAGAAAACCGCCTACATACAGGCCGTCCTCCACGAACCCGATGTGGTCTTCCTTGACGAACCCACCTCCGGACTGGATCCACGCGCTGCACGGACGCTCCGGGGGATGATTACGGAACTCGCCAACGCGGGAACGACCGTCTTCCTCTCGACGCATATCCTCCCTGTTGTCGAAGCGGTCGCCGACACGGTCGGAATCCTCTACGACGGAGAGTTGGTCGCTGAAGGTTCGCCCGCTGCTCTCGAACGCCGCGCAGAGACTGGTGAGACGCGCTCGCTGGAGGATGCGTTCCTCGAACTCACGACCGACGAGCGCGGTACCGCAGGAGCGGCAGATGGTGAGGCCAGCGCCGCCGATACCGGTAACCAGCGGGTCGTCGAGGAGAACACCGATGGCTGA
- a CDS encoding transcriptional regulator → MDAAIEEIEFLARSSHRVGVIESLTEGPQESRELRTTIGASSPTMSRILTDFEDRRWIVRDGPTYELTRLGEFVADRFLDLRDAMEVERKLRDVWQWLPREMEGFSADLFANAVVSYPGPKYPYEPVERLTQLIKGTSHMRGFDSIVYKSVNNETVCQAVLDGMELEYVYSPTALEGTVAWNPERVMEAAACENCTVHVHEALPDGNRCGLGIVDDRAGICCHDAETGALTAVIDTDAPEAREWAISTFKRVRHEAEPIGPEAFETLIPSDLLP, encoded by the coding sequence ATGGATGCCGCCATCGAAGAAATCGAATTTCTCGCCCGGTCGAGTCACCGCGTCGGTGTCATAGAGAGCCTGACCGAGGGGCCCCAGGAAAGCAGAGAGCTTCGCACCACGATAGGGGCCTCCTCACCGACCATGAGTCGAATCCTCACTGACTTCGAAGATCGTCGATGGATCGTCCGGGACGGCCCAACCTACGAACTGACACGGCTCGGCGAGTTCGTGGCAGATCGATTCCTTGATCTCCGCGACGCGATGGAGGTCGAACGCAAGCTACGCGACGTCTGGCAGTGGCTCCCGCGGGAGATGGAGGGGTTCTCCGCCGATCTCTTCGCCAATGCGGTGGTCTCCTATCCCGGTCCGAAGTACCCGTACGAACCCGTCGAACGGCTCACCCAACTCATCAAAGGAACCAGTCACATGCGCGGATTCGACAGTATCGTATACAAATCGGTTAACAACGAGACAGTCTGCCAGGCTGTCCTTGACGGCATGGAACTGGAGTACGTGTACTCGCCAACCGCCCTCGAGGGGACCGTCGCGTGGAATCCAGAACGAGTCATGGAGGCCGCCGCCTGTGAGAACTGCACCGTGCACGTCCACGAGGCCCTCCCCGACGGGAACCGGTGCGGGCTCGGCATTGTGGACGACCGCGCCGGCATCTGCTGTCACGACGCCGAAACTGGGGCGCTGACAGCTGTGATCGATACGGACGCACCCGAGGCACGCGAATGGGCCATCTCTACCTTCAAGCGCGTCCGCCATGAGGCCGAGCCGATCGGGCCGGAGGCGTTCGAGACGCTGATCCCATCGGACCTTCTCCCGTAG
- a CDS encoding methyltransferase domain-containing protein has protein sequence MTEQTAIQAAWTEIATGYDEYVTPSNIALAEGVLQWAGLRPGMRVLDVAAGSGGLSIPVARAGAQVLATDISPAMVERLEARVREEGLTDLETRVMDGQAIDLEDDTFDVAASQFGVMLFPDLPRGLSEMTRVTRPGGRVVLVTMGPPSEVEFLGFFLGAVKTADPEFTGLPMDPPPLPFQVSEPATLREELADAGLTDIRVETANHRLEFQTGEQMWHWVTASNPIGAEMVADLTSEQKATAQTALDDELRKRSGGSGPAVLNNSVNIGIGTK, from the coding sequence ATGACCGAGCAAACAGCGATACAGGCAGCGTGGACCGAGATCGCCACGGGGTACGACGAGTACGTCACCCCATCGAACATAGCCCTGGCCGAGGGAGTCCTCCAGTGGGCCGGGCTCCGACCGGGGATGCGGGTGCTGGATGTCGCAGCCGGCAGTGGCGGGTTGAGCATTCCCGTGGCTCGCGCGGGGGCGCAGGTGCTGGCAACGGACATCTCTCCCGCTATGGTCGAACGGCTCGAAGCGCGCGTCCGCGAGGAGGGGCTCACTGACCTGGAGACCCGAGTCATGGACGGCCAGGCCATCGATCTCGAAGACGACACCTTCGACGTCGCCGCATCACAGTTCGGCGTCATGCTGTTCCCCGATCTGCCGCGGGGACTGAGCGAAATGACGCGTGTTACAAGACCCGGTGGCCGCGTGGTACTCGTTACGATGGGTCCACCCTCGGAGGTCGAGTTCCTCGGGTTCTTCCTCGGCGCGGTGAAAACAGCCGACCCCGAGTTCACGGGCCTCCCGATGGATCCACCGCCGTTACCCTTCCAGGTGTCGGAACCCGCGACACTGCGAGAGGAACTGGCCGACGCCGGACTGACGGATATCCGCGTGGAGACGGCCAACCATCGGTTAGAGTTCCAGACCGGCGAGCAGATGTGGCACTGGGTTACCGCCAGCAATCCGATCGGAGCGGAGATGGTCGCCGACCTGACGAGCGAGCAGAAGGCAACGGCCCAGACGGCGCTCGATGACGAACTGCGCAAGCGTTCCGGGGGGAGCGGTCCCGCCGTGTTGAACAATTCAGTGAACATCGGTATCGGGACGAAGTGA
- a CDS encoding class I SAM-dependent methyltransferase → MNYELAYKVGFHPWEDAIEDPAFVETITELFESEECERDPPYGRALDVGTGSGIWGIELAKRGWQVTGIDNVERVLRRARNRVEDADVEMDLVLGDVTDLGTAGIDDEYQLVLDTGTFHGLNHAQREAMAREVDAVAGPDATVLLLVWEPKRRGPLPRGATSDEIEAAFPGWTVTDMGPSQFTAPKPVELLLTPNEHWYRLRRE, encoded by the coding sequence ATGAACTACGAGTTAGCGTACAAGGTGGGCTTCCATCCATGGGAAGATGCTATCGAGGATCCGGCGTTCGTCGAGACGATCACCGAACTGTTCGAAAGCGAAGAGTGTGAACGCGACCCGCCCTACGGACGAGCCCTCGACGTGGGCACGGGCAGCGGGATTTGGGGGATCGAACTGGCGAAACGTGGCTGGCAGGTCACGGGTATCGACAACGTCGAAAGGGTGTTACGTCGCGCTCGTAACCGGGTCGAGGATGCCGACGTCGAGATGGATCTCGTCCTCGGAGACGTGACAGATCTCGGAACAGCGGGAATCGATGACGAGTACCAGTTAGTGCTCGATACCGGGACCTTCCATGGATTGAACCATGCACAGCGCGAGGCGATGGCGCGGGAGGTCGATGCGGTCGCTGGGCCCGATGCTACCGTGCTCCTCCTTGTTTGGGAGCCCAAGCGTAGAGGACCGCTTCCTCGAGGGGCGACCAGCGACGAGATCGAGGCAGCCTTCCCGGGCTGGACGGTGACCGACATGGGGCCGTCACAGTTCACGGCCCCAAAACCAGTCGAATTGCTATTGACGCCAAACGAGCATTGGTACCGGCTCCGGCGCGAGTGA
- a CDS encoding alpha/beta fold hydrolase has translation MTLEDSYLENEYYTQDEHGDFELFDLGDFELARGQTLRDAKLAYQTFGDLNDEKDNVILFPHMYSGTHRDMERFIGEDMAIDPTEYFVILPNQLGNGLSSSPHNTPPQDGGMGYFPDVMIEDDIRAQHKLVTEEFGIEELQLVLGWSMGAQQTYEWIVRYPDMVKRAAPIAGTAKVTPHDQLFIEAHKEMIRSDPAWNDGFYTEPHAVHTGLRRHALIWSVMGLSTQFYHQSEQAWERAGFQSVDDFMANFWEDWFLPMDPNNLLTMATKWQHGDVSRNTDGDLEAALGRVEAKVYVMPFEEDMFFPVRDCEYEETMIPDSELRPIPSLWGISPCLVCSTRISKRSMSISVIS, from the coding sequence ATGACACTGGAAGACAGCTACCTCGAAAACGAGTATTACACACAGGACGAACACGGTGACTTCGAGTTATTCGATCTTGGTGATTTCGAACTTGCGCGTGGGCAAACACTCCGAGATGCTAAACTCGCCTATCAGACGTTCGGCGACCTGAATGACGAGAAGGATAATGTCATCCTTTTTCCCCATATGTATTCTGGGACCCACCGGGATATGGAACGGTTTATCGGCGAAGACATGGCAATTGACCCGACAGAGTATTTCGTCATTCTCCCAAATCAGCTCGGGAACGGCCTTTCGTCGTCACCGCACAACACGCCGCCACAAGACGGTGGTATGGGCTATTTCCCGGATGTAATGATCGAGGACGACATCCGTGCCCAACACAAACTCGTCACGGAAGAGTTCGGAATTGAAGAACTCCAACTCGTCCTTGGTTGGTCGATGGGTGCACAGCAAACCTACGAGTGGATCGTTCGGTATCCGGATATGGTCAAGCGAGCCGCTCCAATCGCTGGTACGGCCAAGGTCACACCACACGACCAGCTTTTTATCGAGGCCCACAAAGAGATGATCCGTTCAGACCCCGCGTGGAATGATGGGTTTTATACGGAGCCGCACGCCGTCCACACAGGGCTGCGGCGACACGCTCTTATCTGGTCTGTCATGGGTCTAAGCACCCAGTTCTATCACCAATCCGAACAGGCCTGGGAGCGGGCGGGGTTCCAGTCAGTCGATGATTTCATGGCAAACTTCTGGGAAGATTGGTTTCTGCCAATGGACCCGAATAACTTACTCACGATGGCGACGAAATGGCAGCATGGCGACGTGAGCCGAAATACCGATGGCGATCTTGAAGCAGCGCTTGGCCGGGTTGAGGCGAAAGTATACGTCATGCCGTTTGAGGAGGATATGTTTTTCCCGGTGCGAGACTGCGAATATGAGGAGACGATGATTCCAGACAGTGAGTTGCGACCGATCCCTAGCTTGTGGGGCATTTCACCATGTTTGGTGTGTTCGACGAGGATCTCGAAACGATCGATGAGCATATCAGTAATCTCCTGA
- a CDS encoding AbrB/MazE/SpoVT family DNA-binding domain-containing protein, whose amino-acid sequence MAKVDSKGRIVLPQEVRDRLGITPGTEVEIREEDGKAVVKPEDDPEQIIERMEQLVEETSSQRGETTPFDKGVDPIARKHRDAVQRGAEKDSDE is encoded by the coding sequence ATGGCCAAGGTGGATTCGAAAGGGCGAATCGTCCTTCCACAGGAGGTGCGAGACCGCCTCGGTATTACTCCCGGTACCGAAGTCGAAATTCGCGAGGAAGACGGGAAGGCGGTTGTCAAGCCTGAGGACGATCCCGAACAGATAATCGAACGCATGGAGCAACTCGTCGAGGAAACGTCTTCCCAGCGTGGGGAAACTACTCCGTTCGACAAAGGCGTTGATCCGATCGCCCGAAAGCACAGAGACGCTGTTCAGCGAGGAGCAGAGAAAGACAGCGATGAGTGA
- a CDS encoding ATP-binding protein, which translates to MERFVDREDELSRLRGCYESDDADMVVIFGRRRLGKTELVRESLTNRDDAVLYQATETTRQIQLDAFVDVAAESFPGIDRIESEWESLLGYLADQDAVIVLDEFPYLIDADESLPSVIQRLWDQELRDTGVTLVLVGSSISMMEEATLLGNSPLYGRFTEKIDLRQLDFAAVRTFFPESYTPEQLLFAWGVFGGTPYYLDGIDLDGDLETVIQQSLLSRQGFLHDEPEYVLRTELTEPNRYFAILKAIAAGNTASNEIAQTVGIDGKQISTYTQKLERLRLVEREVPVTEDKTKSRRGRYRILDPLFRFWFRFVYGNEDRYERLGADAYETVIEPELADFVSQEFENRCQDILPDLYPELMFTDIGRWWYNEYEVDVVGFDADGTMVTGECKFTSAPLDYGALASLEDHTDEIRWSPDDGEVEHEYALFARSGFTQSVRDEAADRDDLQLFTLERIVDPVASE; encoded by the coding sequence ATGGAGCGATTCGTGGATCGGGAAGATGAACTCAGTCGGCTTCGAGGTTGTTACGAGTCGGACGACGCTGACATGGTCGTGATTTTCGGGCGTCGCCGTCTCGGAAAGACCGAACTCGTCCGAGAGTCACTAACAAACCGCGATGACGCCGTTCTGTACCAGGCAACCGAAACAACCCGGCAGATCCAACTGGACGCGTTCGTGGACGTAGCGGCTGAGTCGTTTCCAGGGATCGACCGGATCGAGAGCGAGTGGGAATCGCTACTCGGGTATCTCGCTGATCAGGATGCAGTCATCGTGCTGGACGAGTTCCCGTACCTGATTGACGCCGACGAGAGTCTCCCATCGGTTATCCAGCGACTCTGGGATCAAGAGTTGCGTGACACGGGCGTGACGCTCGTGCTCGTCGGATCCTCGATCAGTATGATGGAGGAGGCGACACTCCTCGGAAACAGTCCGTTGTATGGCCGGTTCACCGAGAAAATCGATCTTCGACAGCTCGACTTTGCTGCCGTGCGGACGTTCTTTCCCGAGAGCTATACCCCCGAACAACTCCTGTTCGCGTGGGGCGTGTTTGGCGGGACACCGTACTATTTGGACGGCATCGATCTGGATGGTGACCTCGAAACAGTCATCCAGCAGTCGCTGCTGTCACGGCAGGGATTCCTGCATGATGAACCGGAATACGTGCTCCGTACTGAGCTGACGGAGCCGAATCGATACTTTGCCATCCTGAAAGCGATTGCTGCCGGGAACACCGCGTCGAACGAGATTGCACAAACAGTCGGGATCGATGGCAAACAGATTTCGACGTACACGCAGAAACTGGAGCGACTGCGACTGGTCGAACGTGAGGTCCCGGTGACGGAGGACAAGACGAAGTCACGCCGAGGGCGGTACCGCATTCTCGATCCGTTGTTCAGGTTTTGGTTCCGGTTCGTCTACGGCAACGAAGACCGCTACGAGCGATTGGGTGCCGACGCCTACGAGACGGTCATCGAACCGGAACTGGCGGACTTCGTGAGTCAGGAGTTTGAAAATCGCTGTCAGGACATACTCCCGGATCTCTATCCCGAGCTGATGTTCACCGATATCGGCCGCTGGTGGTACAACGAGTACGAGGTGGATGTGGTTGGGTTCGATGCAGACGGGACGATGGTAACGGGTGAGTGCAAGTTCACGTCCGCGCCACTCGATTACGGTGCGCTCGCCTCGCTTGAAGACCACACAGATGAGATTCGATGGTCGCCTGATGATGGCGAGGTAGAGCACGAGTATGCGCTGTTCGCGCGAAGCGGGTTCACGCAATCTGTTCGTGATGAAGCGGCTGACCGTGACGACCTGCAGTTGTTCACTCTCGAACGCATCGTTGACCCGGTCGCGTCGGAGTAG
- a CDS encoding sodium:proton exchanger, whose protein sequence is MGEKEESEGGIEGVIEGFIEAQGTIGAVLILFGGITLLMVSTEKLISYLARASLSMKMSLFALAIIFTGFEFDDTILALVLSSGELEGAALGTALGTGLAITGVTLAGAAIVRPFPVDLPTDYLVIFALSPLVLVPFVLLGTLTFVHGMILTGFFIFSFAYFILRERQRDVPVFRNTEFGQEIQDIRTDGGMARSNSLEEIPEDRLLGNLADSGTVWLGLSVIALAGIVFAAMLLEGGSEVVIEGFGINQTVFGATFLTLILTFEDIMLTIEPIRRGFPEIGVGNMIGSVLFSVTGNVGVIMFFSEVSIESSVLTLHLPAVIIVTALAAYFLYEGHLKRWHGFLLGGLYIAYWIIAIFVFGGVPISG, encoded by the coding sequence ATGGGTGAAAAGGAAGAAAGCGAAGGCGGTATCGAAGGTGTAATCGAGGGATTCATCGAGGCTCAGGGGACGATCGGTGCGGTACTCATCCTTTTCGGAGGTATCACGTTACTCATGGTGAGTACCGAGAAACTGATCAGCTATCTCGCCCGCGCGTCGCTCAGTATGAAGATGTCGTTGTTCGCGCTGGCGATCATCTTCACCGGGTTCGAGTTCGACGACACGATTCTTGCACTCGTACTCTCGTCCGGTGAACTGGAAGGCGCTGCCCTGGGGACGGCGCTTGGGACAGGTCTGGCGATTACCGGCGTCACACTTGCGGGGGCGGCTATCGTCCGCCCGTTCCCAGTCGACCTCCCCACGGACTATCTCGTCATTTTTGCGCTGTCGCCGCTCGTCCTCGTTCCCTTCGTCCTTCTCGGAACGCTGACGTTCGTTCACGGGATGATTTTGACGGGGTTCTTTATTTTCTCGTTTGCCTATTTCATTCTCCGGGAGCGTCAGCGCGACGTCCCCGTGTTCCGAAACACTGAATTCGGGCAGGAAATCCAAGACATCCGGACGGACGGCGGAATGGCCAGATCCAATTCGCTCGAGGAGATCCCCGAGGATCGACTGCTCGGAAATTTAGCCGATTCCGGAACCGTGTGGCTTGGTCTCTCTGTTATCGCTCTCGCCGGCATCGTCTTCGCGGCGATGTTGCTCGAAGGCGGGTCCGAAGTCGTGATCGAAGGATTCGGCATCAATCAGACTGTTTTCGGGGCGACGTTTCTCACGCTGATCCTCACGTTCGAGGACATCATGCTCACTATCGAACCGATCCGACGGGGGTTCCCCGAGATCGGCGTCGGAAACATGATCGGAAGTGTACTCTTCTCGGTGACGGGGAACGTCGGCGTGATCATGTTCTTCAGCGAGGTCAGTATCGAATCGTCCGTGCTGACGTTACATCTCCCCGCAGTGATTATCGTGACAGCTCTCGCCGCGTACTTCCTCTACGAAGGCCACCTGAAGCGGTGGCACGGCTTTCTGCTCGGTGGCCTCTATATCGCTTACTGGATAATCGCGATCTTCGTGTTCGGCGGAGTGCCGATCAGTGGCTGA
- a CDS encoding winged helix-turn-helix domain-containing protein produces MTLLEVFGSSQRLKILRELTHRPMYVSELTEAVGMDGKTASHHLSVLEDAELLEHYHQGNRKYYRLVRSVQFEASPPPERSFVLQANERSPENPSD; encoded by the coding sequence ATGACGCTGCTCGAGGTGTTCGGAAGCAGCCAGCGCCTAAAAATACTCCGTGAGCTCACGCACAGGCCGATGTACGTTTCGGAGCTTACCGAAGCAGTCGGAATGGACGGAAAAACGGCTTCGCACCACCTCTCGGTGCTCGAAGACGCGGAGTTACTCGAGCACTATCATCAGGGAAATCGGAAATACTACCGGTTAGTTCGAAGTGTACAGTTCGAAGCGTCGCCGCCACCTGAACGATCGTTCGTCCTGCAAGCCAACGAACGATCTCCAGAGAATCCCTCTGACTGA
- a CDS encoding amphi-Trp domain-containing protein has translation MVKKVDFPSSQPQDTATITDGFFEREVYLSGGDTAAFLRTLADAVEDGNELHVSGDDWEIPFEFAEPIEVEIEFSNQSKAELEIEFEFEEPKTSTGDLNVE, from the coding sequence ATGGTCAAAAAGGTTGATTTTCCAAGCAGCCAACCACAAGACACGGCGACGATTACGGACGGATTCTTCGAACGGGAAGTGTACCTGTCCGGGGGAGACACGGCAGCGTTCCTCCGGACGTTGGCGGACGCCGTCGAGGACGGCAACGAATTGCACGTAAGCGGTGACGACTGGGAAATCCCGTTCGAGTTCGCCGAGCCGATCGAAGTCGAGATCGAATTCTCGAACCAATCGAAAGCCGAACTCGAGATCGAATTCGAGTTCGAGGAACCGAAGACGAGCACAGGCGACCTAAACGTCGAGTGA